In Candidatus Cohnella colombiensis, one DNA window encodes the following:
- a CDS encoding CpaF family protein — protein sequence MELTGLTPAELAELREAVRASLSWDSSVSDDELRQFIERELFRRDRSRKMTATELNATVNRLFHSFRGLDALQPLLEDPEITEIMINAHDEIFIERRGSLQKVNLGFESTERLEDLIQNIVGKVNRMVNEASPIVDARLPDGSRVHVVLPPLALKGPTVTIRRFPHKPLAMSDLIAFGALTEEVANFLRLLVKAKYNLFISGGTGSGKTTFLNVLSQWIPSHERIITIEDSAELQIGGVANLVSLETRNANSEGKGAIGVRDLIRASLRMRPNRIIVGEVRGAEALDMLQAMNTGHEGSLSTGHANSARDMISRLETMVLSGADLPVPVIRHQISSAVDIIVQLSRFRDSSRRVAEICEVTGICDGEVMLNTLYRFEETGEVNGRICGQLLRVEAIKDIGKLQHAGLHREAVG from the coding sequence ATGGAGCTCACCGGGTTGACGCCCGCGGAATTAGCTGAGCTAAGAGAAGCGGTGCGTGCGAGCTTATCATGGGATAGCTCTGTATCAGATGATGAACTGCGACAATTCATCGAACGCGAGCTTTTTCGAAGAGATAGATCCCGTAAGATGACTGCTACCGAGCTCAATGCTACAGTCAACAGGCTGTTTCATTCATTTCGTGGCTTAGATGCGTTGCAGCCTTTGCTTGAAGATCCGGAAATTACTGAAATCATGATTAATGCTCATGATGAAATTTTTATTGAACGGAGAGGTTCGTTACAGAAGGTCAATCTAGGATTCGAGAGCACAGAGCGGCTAGAGGATCTGATTCAGAATATTGTTGGAAAGGTTAATCGGATGGTTAATGAAGCTTCACCCATTGTGGATGCAAGGTTGCCGGACGGATCTCGCGTACATGTCGTATTACCTCCATTAGCGCTCAAGGGACCCACAGTTACGATTCGCAGATTTCCCCACAAACCATTAGCGATGTCGGATTTGATAGCTTTCGGTGCATTGACAGAGGAAGTTGCGAATTTCCTCAGATTGCTGGTCAAAGCCAAATATAATTTATTCATTAGTGGGGGGACAGGCTCAGGTAAGACAACATTTCTTAATGTGTTGTCCCAATGGATTCCAAGTCATGAGCGCATCATTACCATTGAGGATTCAGCTGAATTGCAAATCGGAGGCGTCGCGAATCTCGTTTCGCTAGAGACTCGGAATGCGAATAGTGAAGGGAAAGGTGCGATTGGTGTCCGTGATCTTATTCGCGCTTCGCTTCGGATGCGTCCCAATCGCATTATTGTTGGTGAAGTACGCGGGGCTGAAGCGCTTGATATGCTGCAGGCGATGAATACTGGGCACGAAGGAAGCTTATCGACCGGCCACGCCAATAGTGCGCGAGATATGATCTCGCGATTGGAGACGATGGTATTAAGTGGAGCGGACTTACCTGTACCCGTTATTCGGCATCAAATTTCATCCGCGGTAGATATCATCGTACAACTGAGTCGATTCCGTGATTCTTCTCGAAGAGTTGCTGAAATATGCGAGGTTACGGGGATTTGTGATGGAGAGGTGATGCTTAATACTTTGTATCGCTTTGAAGAAACCGGTGAAGTGAACGGCCGAATTTGTGGTCAACTTCTGCGCGTTGAAGCAATTAAAGATATAGGTAAGCTGCAGCATGCAGGATTGCACCGAGAGGCGGTGGGATAG
- a CDS encoding type II secretion system F family protein gives MTDYRRYQLSLLERLWALSIGCLFCAVLTWLMYRQVLVAMCVAPAGLLYPKQHAKLLCKKRLDKLRLQFKEALHALSALLAAGRSVDNAFLTLEDDLVMLIGQMNSDMMKELQIIANRLRLGDPLEVSLLDFAQRSGLEEVRNFSEVIAICKRAGGDLVEVVRNTSQFISEKLDVELEVSVMIANKKFESRIMMAMPFAFVGILGFMAADYMQPLYTGIGVVLLTLCIFCLLGCCWWMLRIMDIRL, from the coding sequence ATGACGGACTATCGGCGCTACCAGTTGAGTCTACTAGAGAGATTGTGGGCATTGAGCATAGGGTGTCTGTTCTGTGCGGTCCTCACTTGGCTCATGTATCGACAGGTTTTAGTCGCAATGTGCGTTGCGCCAGCGGGTCTGCTATATCCAAAGCAACATGCCAAGCTGTTATGCAAGAAAAGACTAGACAAGTTAAGATTGCAATTTAAGGAAGCACTACATGCATTATCCGCATTATTAGCGGCGGGTCGCTCTGTAGATAATGCTTTTCTGACGCTTGAGGATGATCTGGTGATGTTAATCGGGCAAATGAATTCGGACATGATGAAGGAGTTGCAAATTATTGCAAATCGATTGCGTCTAGGTGACCCCTTAGAGGTAAGCTTGCTAGACTTTGCGCAACGTTCAGGGCTCGAAGAAGTGCGGAATTTCTCTGAGGTTATTGCAATATGCAAAAGAGCAGGAGGCGATTTAGTGGAAGTCGTGCGTAACACTTCACAATTTATTAGCGAGAAGCTAGATGTGGAGTTGGAAGTATCGGTTATGATCGCCAACAAGAAGTTTGAATCTCGCATTATGATGGCAATGCCATTCGCTTTTGTCGGTATTCTAGGGTTCATGGCAGCAGATTATATGCAACCGCTGTATACAGGGATTGGGGTGGTTCTGTTAACCCTCTGTATTTTCTGTCTGCTCGGTTGCTGTTGGTGGATGCTACGGATTATGGACATACGCCTATGA
- a CDS encoding type II secretion system F family protein has translation MNEWLDKLEPLLQRPRMLLAQLNGGYCELEKLRAWTTKTIKLGLVVIVLCGVLSFVGNNFAIFVIGTIVACCIPVLRTRELAQQVSQRKMLILMALPELLAQLLLIVNAGENVLRALMKCADQRMDGENPLYDELKAALLAMKRGESLAISLEEMGRRCGVIEVKRFAATVLINTRRGGDSFVPALRELTSQMWDQRKALTRTLGEQASTRLTFPLTVIFLLIMVLVGAPAFFMM, from the coding sequence ATGAATGAATGGTTAGACAAGTTAGAACCGCTGTTACAACGTCCACGGATGTTGCTTGCCCAATTAAATGGGGGCTATTGTGAACTTGAGAAATTACGAGCTTGGACCACGAAGACGATTAAGCTTGGCTTGGTTGTTATCGTATTGTGTGGCGTACTCTCGTTTGTCGGCAATAACTTCGCCATATTCGTCATTGGCACGATTGTCGCCTGCTGCATTCCTGTCCTTCGTACAAGAGAGCTTGCTCAGCAAGTGAGTCAGCGCAAGATGTTAATTTTAATGGCTCTGCCTGAGCTGTTAGCGCAGCTGCTGCTGATCGTTAATGCGGGTGAAAATGTACTTAGAGCGCTCATGAAATGCGCCGATCAAAGGATGGATGGTGAAAATCCTCTCTACGATGAATTAAAAGCAGCGTTGCTAGCGATGAAACGGGGAGAAAGCTTGGCAATTTCACTAGAAGAGATGGGGAGACGCTGTGGTGTAATTGAAGTAAAGCGATTTGCTGCAACGGTGCTCATTAACACGAGGCGTGGAGGTGATTCATTCGTCCCGGCATTGCGTGAGCTCACAAGTCAAATGTGGGATCAACGAAAGGCGCTCACTCGAACGTTAGGGGAGCAGGCATCGACGAGATTAACTTTTCCGCTTACAGTCATTTTTTTGCTCATTATGGTATTGGTTGGCGCACCAGCGTTTTTCATGATGTAG
- a CDS encoding Flp1 family type IVb pilin yields MLLALYGLGSKAVNRLWRDQKGIGTLELVLIVAVIIILILIFKDWIVTFINKMLGNVDNESKKLFSNNS; encoded by the coding sequence ATGCTGTTAGCACTTTATGGTTTAGGAAGTAAGGCAGTTAATCGGTTGTGGAGAGATCAAAAAGGGATTGGCACTTTGGAGCTCGTATTGATTGTAGCCGTCATAATTATTCTAATACTGATCTTCAAGGATTGGATTGTTACGTTTATAAACAAGATGTTAGGAAATGTAGATAACGAATCGAAAAAATTGTTTAGCAACAATAGCTAA
- a CDS encoding pilus assembly protein, translated as MKQLTTNAPSSLRRNTSGSFTLEASMILPWVFMLSMVVLLFSLFIWQSTALYYRSSIAAERAAYSWSNSAKDIHTGRYPEGQYDGLYWRLTDDALFQSWFGLASGNPGVRVNISSGNVNVQGSSAAAKLRKIGARMPSAIQGSLSYDNIGIRQMVTVQTTASWLPQALVWMNGQQQATNKVTALVVEPTEFLRTFDLIRYYSAKFKSSMQDSKSKKEQAAASVSTRQ; from the coding sequence ATGAAGCAACTGACGACGAATGCTCCAAGCTCGCTAAGGAGAAACACCTCGGGGTCGTTCACATTGGAAGCTTCGATGATCCTCCCGTGGGTCTTCATGTTAAGTATGGTTGTATTGTTGTTTTCTTTGTTTATTTGGCAATCTACAGCACTCTATTATCGCTCTTCCATTGCTGCGGAGAGAGCTGCCTATAGCTGGTCAAATTCTGCAAAGGATATCCATACGGGGCGTTATCCGGAGGGGCAATATGATGGATTATATTGGCGACTCACTGATGATGCCCTCTTCCAAAGCTGGTTTGGTTTAGCATCAGGTAATCCAGGTGTTCGCGTCAATATTTCTTCTGGTAATGTTAACGTTCAGGGAAGTTCAGCAGCCGCAAAGCTTAGAAAAATCGGTGCGCGAATGCCATCGGCAATCCAAGGGAGTTTGTCCTATGACAACATTGGAATTCGCCAAATGGTAACCGTGCAAACAACTGCTTCATGGCTTCCTCAAGCACTTGTCTGGATGAATGGCCAACAGCAAGCAACAAATAAGGTAACTGCGTTAGTTGTTGAACCCACTGAATTTTTACGTACATTCGATCTGATCCGATACTATTCAGCGAAGTTTAAATCATCTATGCAAGATTCCAAGTCAAAGAAAGAGCAAGCTGCTGCGAGCGTAAGCACGCGACAGTAG
- a CDS encoding pilus assembly protein: MKQHISQIAPINSRLKSSEGSVTLEAAMVMPLFLMLIVFLIFLVKTAVISMALHGALSQTVRQSAAMWYPISLGIEQVRGTAADEKLQQWNEKLSSVGEMMNEVGPLLPSPMKEWAEQASYGRWSIEGEVAKLAFAQLMKQFVDDRVLNDEKIQLINVELPSDYDRSKANLTIRAQYTLPFQVPFLDKKLVLREYASERVWIGGTPSQSRIVDDDVADFTATFVSLDPNPAQPGRKVTLTIRVKPNETVDLSVFYKSGQSQAKHLGEATADASGLVSWTWLVSGRTTPGEWNLKVNNSEGASWDHYFQVQGKDKT; this comes from the coding sequence ATGAAGCAACATATATCGCAGATAGCTCCTATTAATAGCAGATTGAAGTCATCTGAGGGAAGTGTAACGCTAGAAGCGGCAATGGTAATGCCCCTCTTTTTAATGCTTATCGTTTTCCTGATCTTCTTGGTAAAGACGGCAGTCATTTCGATGGCACTCCACGGCGCCTTGTCTCAGACCGTGAGGCAGTCTGCAGCGATGTGGTACCCGATATCGCTCGGAATTGAGCAAGTGAGGGGAACAGCGGCGGACGAAAAGCTACAGCAATGGAATGAAAAGCTGAGCAGCGTCGGTGAAATGATGAATGAGGTTGGGCCATTGCTGCCCTCGCCGATGAAGGAATGGGCAGAACAAGCGTCGTATGGTAGATGGTCTATTGAGGGGGAAGTTGCAAAGCTAGCTTTCGCACAATTGATGAAGCAATTCGTAGACGATCGTGTCCTCAATGACGAGAAAATTCAGCTTATTAATGTCGAGCTTCCCTCTGATTATGACAGGTCTAAAGCGAATCTAACGATTCGAGCCCAATATACCTTGCCTTTCCAAGTTCCGTTTCTAGATAAAAAGCTAGTGCTACGCGAATATGCGAGCGAACGTGTATGGATTGGAGGAACACCTTCACAATCGCGCATCGTTGATGACGATGTCGCTGATTTCACAGCCACATTCGTTTCTTTGGATCCGAATCCGGCACAACCGGGTCGGAAGGTTACACTTACGATCCGTGTTAAACCTAATGAGACGGTTGATTTATCCGTGTTTTACAAGAGTGGACAAAGTCAGGCAAAGCATCTAGGCGAAGCAACCGCAGATGCATCGGGACTCGTCTCTTGGACATGGCTCGTTTCGGGGAGAACAACACCAGGCGAGTGGAACTTGAAGGTTAACAATAGTGAAGGGGCATCGTGGGATCATTATTTTCAAGTACAAGGAAAGGACAAAACATAA
- a CDS encoding prepilin peptidase, with protein sequence MNISVLVAVSVFLAIACWTDLRTMHISNKLVLLFACSGLLYQMLSYGALHGIEFALMGALAGFVPLYLLFLLRGLGGGDVKWFGAFGMWTGVLPTLQLMIYSLLCAGGIALFVLFFRLPWLRELAMRVKWPWGSHPTTSGRAAHFPFMLAVAPSFMILIAKG encoded by the coding sequence GTGAATATCTCAGTGTTAGTGGCAGTAAGTGTATTTCTAGCAATTGCTTGCTGGACAGACCTCAGAACGATGCACATTTCCAATAAGCTTGTGCTACTGTTCGCTTGTAGTGGGCTGCTCTATCAAATGCTTTCTTACGGTGCGCTTCATGGGATCGAATTTGCACTTATGGGTGCACTTGCGGGCTTTGTTCCACTCTACTTACTCTTCTTGCTGCGCGGGCTTGGTGGAGGCGATGTGAAGTGGTTCGGCGCTTTCGGAATGTGGACAGGTGTGCTTCCCACTCTTCAACTTATGATTTATTCACTGCTCTGCGCAGGTGGTATCGCGTTATTCGTACTTTTCTTCCGTTTGCCATGGCTACGTGAACTAGCGATGCGTGTAAAATGGCCTTGGGGATCCCATCCGACAACTTCGGGTAGGGCGGCACATTTTCCATTTATGCTTGCTGTTGCACCAAGTTTTATGATACTTATCGCGAAAGGGTAG
- a CDS encoding DUF6382 domain-containing protein has translation MRIEQDPPLLQQSLNRTQLQMLKDCEVLGMLPIELEEMNGNVSLRYCISDTRMLSEVLRTTKWSMSDMMVALYRVTEVIEESRIYMLDASRIKLEDEFIFVGRDWQELHFTYLPLLEVIDMPDLATQLERLVIRWMRFVTDLDGRAVQEVLQHISSKAFTPSLLRQYTRQYLITSSAGKGEGRVIDAVRARDPKVSITASEEPQLNINQQVAEQPHAKVKGGWSLIGPQSGDPHSASGFLGDPSSEAVLGSSAAVQEVTHTFGLPMDRWRVVVGSIAVILMAMIWKLIYLDAPNQQSMLICAGISLLTTAGAIVLWNGIPTRGKKTVKTMESNAYTNISHSFGGSGEWGEAESYSEIPRFQVHTSDEGKKSSVKAITNRSIQSDTTWLGVQVEQTALLDGTSNGQQQTSGSFLLWESKGDQCQIHLIEESLVIGRSSEAAHHVDESNGISRAHAEVRRIDNNWKVKDLGSRNGSKLNDQPMIPYEFYPLQSGDRLALANSCYRFMNVTNH, from the coding sequence ATGAGAATTGAACAGGATCCACCTTTACTACAACAATCGCTTAATCGCACCCAACTCCAAATGTTGAAGGATTGCGAAGTATTGGGGATGCTTCCGATAGAACTGGAGGAAATGAACGGCAACGTGTCTCTGCGTTATTGTATTTCTGATACACGAATGTTATCTGAAGTTTTACGGACAACGAAATGGTCGATGTCGGATATGATGGTAGCATTATATCGAGTCACAGAAGTCATAGAAGAAAGCCGTATATATATGCTCGATGCGTCGCGGATCAAACTAGAGGATGAATTCATTTTCGTAGGACGTGACTGGCAGGAGCTACACTTTACTTATTTGCCACTTCTAGAAGTGATTGATATGCCTGATCTAGCTACACAATTAGAGCGTTTGGTTATTAGATGGATGCGATTTGTAACAGATCTGGATGGGCGCGCCGTGCAAGAGGTACTTCAACATATTTCTTCCAAAGCGTTCACACCAAGTCTATTAAGACAATATACGAGACAGTATTTAATAACCTCTTCAGCAGGTAAAGGTGAGGGGAGAGTTATTGATGCAGTGAGGGCTCGAGACCCCAAAGTGTCAATAACAGCATCTGAGGAACCTCAATTGAACATCAATCAGCAGGTGGCGGAGCAACCTCATGCGAAGGTGAAGGGGGGATGGAGCTTGATTGGTCCGCAATCAGGCGATCCTCATTCAGCCTCGGGGTTTTTGGGCGACCCCAGTAGTGAAGCGGTTTTGGGCTCGTCTGCTGCTGTACAGGAGGTAACACACACATTTGGGTTGCCGATGGATCGTTGGAGAGTTGTAGTTGGGAGTATTGCAGTAATACTGATGGCGATGATATGGAAGCTTATTTATTTGGATGCGCCGAATCAACAATCGATGCTCATTTGCGCGGGGATATCGCTTTTAACGACTGCAGGCGCGATCGTGCTTTGGAATGGGATTCCAACTCGTGGCAAGAAGACTGTGAAAACGATGGAAAGTAATGCTTATACCAACATTAGTCATAGCTTTGGAGGAAGTGGAGAATGGGGAGAAGCTGAATCTTACTCTGAAATACCACGCTTTCAGGTGCATACCTCCGACGAAGGCAAAAAGTCGTCAGTCAAGGCTATTACCAATCGTAGTATACAATCTGATACGACGTGGTTAGGTGTACAAGTTGAGCAGACCGCACTGCTTGATGGTACAAGTAATGGACAGCAGCAAACTTCAGGTTCTTTTTTGTTATGGGAGTCGAAGGGAGACCAGTGTCAAATTCACTTGATAGAAGAATCACTCGTCATCGGAAGGTCGTCCGAAGCTGCGCATCATGTTGATGAGTCCAACGGTATATCTCGTGCACATGCAGAGGTGCGTCGGATTGATAATAATTGGAAGGTCAAGGATTTAGGTTCGCGCAACGGAAGTAAGCTGAATGATCAGCCGATGATTCCCTATGAGTTCTATCCGTTACAGTCGGGTGATCGTTTAGCGCTTGCCAATTCTTGCTATCGATTTATGAATGTGACCAACCACTAA
- a CDS encoding TIGR01777 family oxidoreductase has protein sequence MRLIVCGGTGFIGTSLTQALLSRGDEVWIVTRKIPTVPRYDETLPHPRFITWNQWSDQPDLLSGYDGLINLTGESIGQRWTSATKQRIVSSRVDAATTIANNMKRMTSPPPVVVNASGISLYGHSGQQVFDESSDVNPADFLGDTVIEWENAIDLIPATRLVKLRIGLVLAREGGSFPLLRLPYRLFGGGRMGSGQQGLPWIHLLDMVSLILFCLETSTMEGPVNGVAPEHVSNDEFGRVLGKVMRRPHWFHVPGWLMKAVLGEMSTLVLTGQRASPRKALDAGFSFTFPQLEDALREISR, from the coding sequence ATGCGGTTAATCGTATGTGGAGGAACAGGCTTTATCGGCACATCACTTACTCAAGCTTTACTGTCTCGTGGTGACGAAGTATGGATCGTAACACGAAAGATTCCAACTGTGCCTCGCTACGATGAGACGCTACCTCATCCCCGATTTATCACATGGAATCAATGGTCTGATCAACCCGATTTATTGAGTGGTTATGATGGCCTAATAAATTTGACGGGTGAATCTATTGGTCAACGTTGGACATCCGCGACGAAACAGCGGATCGTATCGTCAAGAGTCGACGCTGCTACTACAATCGCTAACAACATGAAGCGGATGACTTCTCCACCTCCAGTCGTAGTAAATGCATCTGGTATATCATTGTATGGTCATTCTGGACAGCAAGTTTTCGATGAGTCTAGTGATGTGAACCCTGCTGACTTTCTGGGCGATACTGTAATAGAGTGGGAGAATGCGATAGACCTCATTCCAGCCACTCGGCTTGTTAAGCTTCGGATTGGCTTAGTGCTCGCACGGGAAGGTGGTTCATTCCCGCTCCTACGTTTGCCTTATCGCCTTTTCGGTGGTGGTAGAATGGGCTCCGGTCAGCAAGGGTTGCCCTGGATTCACTTGCTGGACATGGTTTCACTTATTCTGTTCTGTCTGGAAACCTCGACAATGGAAGGACCCGTAAACGGTGTTGCTCCGGAACATGTCTCTAACGATGAATTCGGCCGCGTGCTTGGCAAGGTCATGCGTCGTCCGCATTGGTTTCATGTGCCTGGCTGGCTTATGAAAGCTGTCCTTGGCGAGATGAGTACCTTAGTGCTTACAGGACAACGTGCATCACCACGCAAAGCACTCGACGCTGGATTCTCGTTTACATTCCCTCAACTAGAAGACGCCCTGCGAGAAATTTCTCGCTAG
- a CDS encoding DUF2621 family protein, with the protein MKNAPDWFMYFIGFWTIVLLTGMSIGGFFMFRKFMKVLPKGDGKSKLDWQNHWVDLSRSLWTDDSKAMLETLVSPVPAPFRDIARHSIAARIGQIAIESGADKVTNEHCIEGYILATPKRDYKSLKVFLDKNEIDYTSYKHLLQ; encoded by the coding sequence ATGAAAAATGCACCAGATTGGTTTATGTATTTCATTGGGTTTTGGACAATTGTTCTTCTTACAGGAATGTCTATAGGTGGTTTCTTCATGTTCCGCAAATTTATGAAGGTACTACCCAAGGGCGATGGTAAATCGAAGCTCGATTGGCAAAATCACTGGGTGGATCTCAGCCGTTCTTTGTGGACGGATGATTCAAAAGCGATGCTCGAAACACTTGTATCTCCCGTCCCAGCACCTTTCCGCGATATTGCACGCCATTCCATCGCAGCTCGAATCGGACAAATTGCCATCGAAAGTGGTGCTGATAAGGTTACGAATGAGCATTGTATTGAGGGTTATATTTTGGCAACACCTAAGCGGGATTACAAGAGCTTGAAAGTGTTCTTGGATAAGAATGAAATCGACTATACCTCCTATAAGCATCTGCTGCAATAG
- a CDS encoding deoxyribonuclease IV, protein MVKIGSHVSFSDKGLLNAANEAQTYGSSSFMIYTGAPQNTRRKPIEDLYIPEGKAAMAASGIKVEDIVVHAPYIVNLGSYKEDTFRLAVDFLQEEIRRTNQIGVSNIVLHPGAFTDKDAEYGIARIAEGLNEVLDGTKETNVNIALETMAGKGTEIGRSFEEIAQIIDKVRANDRLTVCMDTCHIHDAGYDIVNDIDGVLHQFDEIVGLNRIAVVHVNDSKNPRGASKDRHAPIGSGWIGYDGISGVVRHELLKDKPFILETPWIGKNDATERPMYELEIAMLSGNTEQRFGGKFLEDVERLHHLFNGQGIVGREYVLQTWELLKSDAKARKADPREPMERLYDILMEHLVFDPQLSEEAVNHRLLAYLAGKEWLNSL, encoded by the coding sequence ATGGTGAAAATCGGCTCGCACGTTTCTTTCTCCGATAAAGGATTGTTGAATGCAGCGAATGAAGCACAAACTTACGGCTCGAGTTCTTTCATGATTTATACGGGGGCTCCTCAAAATACGAGACGGAAGCCAATTGAGGATTTGTATATTCCTGAAGGTAAGGCTGCGATGGCGGCTAGTGGCATTAAAGTAGAAGATATCGTCGTGCATGCACCATACATTGTAAACTTAGGCTCCTATAAGGAAGACACATTCCGATTAGCGGTTGATTTCCTGCAAGAAGAAATTCGCCGCACCAATCAAATCGGGGTGAGCAACATCGTGCTACATCCAGGTGCATTTACAGACAAAGACGCTGAATATGGCATAGCTCGAATAGCAGAAGGCCTGAATGAAGTGCTGGATGGGACGAAGGAGACGAACGTCAATATCGCGCTGGAAACGATGGCGGGTAAGGGGACAGAAATCGGTCGCAGCTTTGAAGAAATCGCGCAAATTATTGATAAGGTTCGTGCGAATGATCGTCTGACCGTATGTATGGATACGTGCCACATTCACGATGCTGGTTATGACATTGTAAATGATATTGATGGCGTGCTTCACCAGTTCGACGAAATTGTGGGGTTGAATCGGATTGCGGTCGTTCACGTGAATGACAGCAAGAATCCGCGAGGAGCAAGCAAAGATCGCCATGCACCGATCGGATCTGGGTGGATTGGCTATGATGGCATATCAGGCGTCGTTCGGCACGAGCTATTGAAGGACAAGCCATTCATTCTGGAAACACCGTGGATCGGCAAAAATGATGCAACTGAGCGGCCGATGTATGAACTGGAAATCGCAATGCTGAGTGGCAACACAGAGCAACGGTTCGGGGGCAAGTTTTTGGAGGATGTGGAACGACTGCACCATCTTTTCAACGGGCAAGGCATTGTAGGTCGAGAGTATGTTCTGCAAACGTGGGAGCTGCTCAAATCCGATGCGAAAGCGAGAAAAGCAGACCCGCGTGAACCGATGGAACGTCTGTACGATATATTAATGGAACATCTAGTATTTGATCCACAATTGAGCGAGGAAGCGGTCAATCACCGATTACTCGCTTATCTTGCAGGCAAGGAATGGCTGAACAGCTTGTAA
- the purU gene encoding formyltetrahydrofolate deformylase has protein sequence MSKQQQYQPQVMKNREDKVNRARMLISCPDRAGIVASVSQFLYEHGANIIQSDQYTMDPEGGMFFMRIEFDLEDLEQKLSSLQEDFTRVSDRFSMRWSIYRAARRKRVAVFVSKEDHCLLELLWQWQAGDLDADISMVISNHEDMRGLVESFGIAYHHVPVTPETKADAERKQRELTTGKVDLVVLARYMQIISPKFIEQFHNRIINIHHSFLPAFVGGKPYQQAYDRGVKLIGATAHYVTEELDGGPIIEQDIQRVSHRDNVNELKRIGRHIERIVLARAVKWHVEDRLLVYQNKTVAFV, from the coding sequence ATGAGCAAACAACAACAATATCAGCCACAAGTAATGAAAAATAGAGAAGATAAGGTCAATCGAGCACGGATGCTGATTTCTTGTCCAGACCGCGCAGGTATCGTCGCCTCGGTATCACAATTTCTATACGAGCACGGAGCGAATATTATTCAATCTGACCAATATACGATGGACCCTGAAGGTGGCATGTTCTTCATGCGGATCGAATTCGATCTTGAAGATCTAGAGCAGAAACTAAGCTCGCTTCAGGAAGATTTTACTCGGGTGTCTGATCGCTTCTCCATGAGATGGAGCATCTACCGTGCCGCAAGACGTAAGCGTGTAGCCGTTTTCGTGTCTAAGGAAGATCACTGTTTGCTAGAATTGCTATGGCAATGGCAAGCAGGCGACTTGGATGCGGATATTAGTATGGTTATTAGCAATCACGAGGACATGAGGGGGCTTGTCGAATCCTTTGGAATTGCCTATCATCATGTTCCAGTTACGCCAGAGACGAAGGCCGACGCAGAACGCAAACAACGTGAGTTGACGACAGGCAAGGTCGATCTTGTGGTGTTAGCGCGTTATATGCAGATTATCTCACCAAAGTTTATCGAGCAATTCCATAATCGCATCATTAATATTCATCATTCTTTCCTACCGGCATTCGTCGGCGGGAAGCCGTATCAGCAAGCGTATGATCGTGGAGTAAAGCTGATTGGTGCAACTGCTCACTATGTGACGGAGGAGCTTGATGGCGGACCCATTATTGAGCAGGACATCCAACGTGTCAGCCACCGCGACAATGTGAATGAATTGAAACGTATAGGCCGACATATTGAACGAATCGTGCTTGCACGTGCTGTAAAGTGGCATGTGGAGGACCGGTTGCTTGTCTATCAGAATAAAACGGTTGCATTTGTCTAA